From Paraburkholderia fungorum, the proteins below share one genomic window:
- a CDS encoding NAD(P)(+) transhydrogenase (Re/Si-specific) subunit beta, whose product MPLASDSTAWMCSLSESGLGVVPASAMALTIGIAVIVALAAVVRRRVDHGSTRRALLASMLGSAAGFAFMSGGCALYLSSSAWANMERAEIDGAVFIGALVFASSAIALCKLRGALPLKTVARPGHGIVNLIAILLCAWLGYGFVTEQAQPFGLAALLATGALACAIGVHITTSREYSGEHALATLATGRAGVLSCIEWRGGDEPAWVLREILPGSVRTAAYRHRRDWHNGHGRSGACVRHRLTQLTTRRRL is encoded by the coding sequence ATGCCGCTAGCGTCTGACAGTACCGCGTGGATGTGTTCTTTGTCAGAATCCGGCCTCGGTGTCGTGCCCGCCTCTGCAATGGCCTTGACGATTGGGATTGCTGTAATCGTTGCGCTTGCGGCAGTTGTACGGCGCAGAGTCGATCACGGATCCACACGTCGTGCGCTTCTCGCGTCCATGCTGGGAAGCGCAGCGGGATTCGCTTTCATGTCAGGCGGCTGCGCGCTTTATCTGTCGTCGTCAGCTTGGGCCAATATGGAGCGCGCCGAAATCGATGGCGCGGTATTTATCGGCGCACTCGTTTTCGCTTCATCCGCTATTGCGCTCTGCAAATTGCGTGGCGCATTGCCACTGAAAACGGTTGCACGTCCGGGGCACGGCATCGTCAATCTGATTGCGATCCTCTTATGCGCCTGGCTCGGTTATGGATTCGTGACCGAGCAGGCGCAACCGTTCGGACTCGCCGCATTACTCGCAACAGGTGCCTTGGCATGCGCTATCGGCGTACACATTACGACCAGTCGTGAGTACTCCGGTGAGCACGCGCTTGCAACTCTTGCAACCGGCAGGGCAGGGGTACTGTCATGCATCGAATGGCGTGGCGGAGATGAACCGGCATGGGTGTTGCGCGAAATACTGCCTGGCAGTGTGCGCACGGCAGCATATCGACATCGTCGCGACTGGCATAACGGCCATGGCAGATCGGGAGCGTGCGTGCGCCACCGGTTGACTCAATTGACGACTCGTCGCCGGCTATGA
- a CDS encoding LysR family transcriptional regulator: MTMRNATLRQLKVFETVARHLSFSRAAEELHLTQPAVSTQVRQLEEHAGLPLFEQLGKKIYLTPAGTEMLHYSRAIIQQFHEVDEAMSQLKGVSGGKLNVAVISAGDYFFPRLLAEFTRRYAGVVLNLAVHNREELLHQLSTNQTDLAVMVRPPHETDATNEPFAPHPYVIVAAPTHPLAHKRNIRMSQLANEAFIVRERGSDTWNSMEEGFAGRLSNLKIAMEIKSTETIKQAVIAGMGIAFLSAHTISLELQLGHLVVLDVESFPVMLNWYVVHRKNKRLPPVAVAFKSFLMEEGAHLIEKITRVKELSVYKQ; encoded by the coding sequence ATGACGATGCGCAATGCGACTCTGCGGCAACTAAAGGTGTTCGAAACGGTGGCGCGCCATCTGAGTTTCTCGCGTGCCGCCGAAGAATTGCATCTGACGCAACCTGCGGTCTCCACCCAGGTTCGGCAACTCGAAGAACACGCGGGCCTGCCGTTGTTCGAACAACTCGGCAAAAAGATCTACCTCACGCCGGCCGGCACCGAAATGCTTCACTACAGCCGCGCGATCATTCAGCAATTCCACGAAGTCGACGAGGCCATGAGTCAGCTCAAGGGCGTCTCGGGCGGCAAACTCAATGTGGCGGTAATTAGTGCGGGCGACTACTTTTTTCCGCGCCTGCTCGCCGAATTCACGCGCCGCTATGCCGGTGTCGTTCTCAACCTCGCAGTGCACAATCGGGAAGAACTGCTGCATCAGTTGTCGACGAATCAAACCGATCTCGCGGTCATGGTGCGTCCGCCCCATGAAACCGACGCCACCAACGAACCGTTCGCGCCCCACCCTTACGTGATCGTGGCAGCGCCAACACATCCGCTTGCACACAAGCGCAACATCAGGATGAGCCAGCTCGCTAACGAAGCATTCATCGTGCGCGAACGCGGCTCCGACACGTGGAATTCGATGGAAGAAGGTTTTGCCGGGCGCCTCTCCAATCTGAAGATCGCGATGGAAATAAAGAGTACCGAAACGATCAAGCAGGCGGTGATTGCCGGCATGGGCATCGCGTTCCTGTCGGCCCATACCATCAGCCTCGAATTGCAACTGGGCCATCTGGTCGTGCTGGATGTCGAGAGCTTTCCCGTCATGCTCAACTGGTATGTCGTGCATAGAAAGAACAAACGTCTGCCGCCGGTTGCCGTAGCGTTCAAAAGCTTCCTGATGGAAGAAGGCGCGCATCTGATCGAGAAGATCACGCGTGTGAAGGAACTGAGCGTGTATAAGCAGTAG